A single genomic interval of Cyclopterus lumpus isolate fCycLum1 unplaced genomic scaffold, fCycLum1.pri scaffold_55_arrow_ctg1, whole genome shotgun sequence harbors:
- the LOC117728451 gene encoding uncharacterized protein LOC117728451, producing the protein MARSFKHSNQTSKCKGWHTCNLSRTPEEMDQARNVILKAAQRRGFAKDLTALRVNKTVSKNSALLKLSPTLEDNLICVGGRLKHSNLATAVKNPIILPKDNHISLLLTRHHHERVKHQGRHLTEGAIRAAGLWILGGKRLINSVLHKCIICRRLRGKLEEQRMADLPPERLKICPPFTYVGLDVFGPWSVTTRRTRGGHAESKRWAIMFSCMSSRAVHVEIIESLDTSSCINALRRFFALRGPVKQLQSDCGTNFIGACKELRMDKMVQKYVSEQECSWVFNPPHASHMGGSWERMIGIARRILDSMFLQQNIRLTHEVLCTLMAEVTAIINARPLVPVSTDPDAPFILSPSMLLTQKTGVPPPLGDFSDMDLYTKQWRQVQALANQFWTRWSREYLPSLQHRQKWTLARRNLQIGDLVLLRDKQNCRNCWPMARIIATFPGKDGHVRKVEVKTTDQGTMKTFLRPITEIVLLLPKD; encoded by the coding sequence ATGGCAAGATCCTTCAAACACTCAAACCAAACCAGCAAATGCAAAGGCTGGCACACATGCAACTTATCTCGTACTCCGGAGGAAATGGACCAAGCAAGGAATGTTATCCTTAAAGCAGCACAAAGGAGAGGGTTTGCAAAAGACCTGACGGCTCTCAGAGTCAACAAAACGGTGTCCAAAAACAGTGCTTTGCTGAAACTCAGTCCAACCTTGGAGGACAACCTCATCTGCGTTGGAGGCAGACTAAAGCACTCCAACCTCGCAACTGCAGTAAAGAACCCAATAATTCTGCCCAAGGATAACCACATCTCTCTACTTCTCACCCGACATCACCATGAGCGTGTGAAACATCAGGGGCGTCACCTGACAGAAGGAGCGATCAGAGCAGCAGGACTGTGGATCTTGGGTGGCAAGAGATTAATCAATTCAGTACTTCATAAATGCATTATCTGTCGCAGGCTAAGGGGAAAACTGGAAGAACAACGCATGGCAGACCTGCCACCTGAACGTCTCAAAATCTGTCCTCCTTTTACATATGTGGGGTTAGATGTTTTTGGACCTTGGTCTGTCACAACCAGACGCACCAGGGGAGGACATGCAGAGAGTAAGCGATGGGCCATCATGTTTAGCTGTATGAGTTCAAGGGCTGTACATGTTGAGATAATCGAGTCGTTGGACACATCCAGCTGCATAAACGCTCTTCGGAGGTTCTTCGCATTAAGAGGTCCTGTGAAACAGCTCCAATCTGATTGTGGTACCAACTTTATTGGCGCATGTAAAGAGCTTAGGATGGACAAAATGGTGCAGAAGTACGTCAGCGAGCAGGAGTGTAGCTGGGTATTCAACCCACCACATGCTTCTCATATGGGAGGTTCATGGGAACGCATGATTGGCATTGCCAGAAGGATCCTCGATTCAATGTTCCTTCAGCAAAACATTCGACTGACACATGAAGTGCTTTGCACACTAATGGCAGAGGTCACAGCCATCATTAATGCACGACCTCTCGTACCTGTGTCTACGGATCCTGACGCCCCCTTCATACTCTCGCCGTCAATGCTCCTTACACAAAAGACAGGAGTTCCACCTCCACTTGGAGACTTCTCGGACATGGACCTGTACACAAAGCAGTGGAGACAAGTCCAGGCTCTTGCCAACCAGTTTTGGACCCGTTGGAGCCGTGAATACTTACCTTCCttacaacacagacagaaatggaCATTGGCCCGTAGAAACCTTCAAATTGGAGATCTCGTTCTGCTTAGGGACAAGCAGAATTGCCGCAATTGCTGGCCTATGGCAAGGATTATCGCCACGTTCCCTGGAAAGGATGGACATGTAAGAAAGGTTGAGGTGAAGACAACTGACCAAGGCACTATGAAGACCTTTCTTAGACCAATTACGGAGATTGTTCTACTTCTACCCAAGGACTGA
- the LOC117728450 gene encoding uncharacterized protein LOC117728450 gives MNENWMILSWVMVQSETKKSLKPMYEGLARHYSTAGIEKAQYHWVDRDCCAAFKVAESYAGEHLNWDSWQTTDAIVAQATSGNLLNTCASRSHFSANLSIKLDLFHCMRRFLRECVTEHHALYSSFAQFLSAAFSVVDQEDLQRLKDAYAFCGIQPANPTKPHIREHCRTRITQPEELIKRVEGVLQQFHLASDPNGAPLFKPSMLKLWRIQRVHILRGCLSDPVVEGGILYRHGGSLQLNHVQGEGARVPIWIPIRGTSQQEGYHFHQAQWVTGTRVSPELFQAQGMTGVARWNYQRLVDLKQPGVHLPAVFDPALMAQLNAVSERVLGHMKYPAFHLSSRDTGEKFGLQYVEPGCRPVPVDWDKHRTKTDSAPALSPPPQSSAPTAQSSSSSMAPLKLFQFPPRPAADSAVKPDVTPGPQTDPETCRPSLPLLSSPTAARTGPVKTGGRVFVLDHKRWPAPMKAAIDNLLNEHRGMKGMLKLVDQGYAALVHNSCTDPNSMLHPTTKHHILQYVKHLCKLLNTSSSLNTSPEKLQERQELWHSLTKGSETTRVPVVTMPVAVVNPPPPGQTLTKASIEEIVQNILDKQQQHQQQQQQQPVHKKKQTKTCLSCGQPKSRYENDGSSIHFFYQQGPVRYFYCSTKVFKAYGAEGLTNPKMPFKDFAGTKFFQQELYSTKKRVEERGQQKRKRTESQHTESRDTESQHTGPRCRFCRMGLKQGPNSPHIHTGFPGVTGKYVYCPAKVFSLYKDQGMEKEMTWREFQVSAFYETEKNRWAVEKRK, from the exons ATGAATGAGAACTGGATGATCCTTTCATGGGTGATGGTGCAGTCTGAGACGAAGAAGTCCCTGAAGCCCATGTACGAGGGACTAGCACGGCACTACAGCACAGCAGGCATAGAGAAGGCACAATACCACTGGGTAGACAG ggATTGCTGTGCAGCATTCAAAGTGGCAGAATCGTATGCAGGAGAGCATCTGAACTGGGATTCTTGGCAAACAACTGATGCCATCGTTGCCCAGGCTACTTCTGGTAACCTGCTGAACACGTGTGCGTCACGGTCCCATTTCAGTGCCAACTTGAGCATCAAGCTGGACTTATTCCACTGCATGAGGAGGTTCCTCCgtgagtgtgtgacagagcATCATGCACTGTACAGTTCTTTTGCTCAGTTCCTGTCTGCAGCCTTTTCTGTGGTGGATCAGGAAGACCTGCAGAGGCTTAAAGACGCCTATGCCTTCTGTGGGATTCAGCCTGCCAACCCAACCAAGCCACACATTCGGGAGCACTGCAGGACCAGGATCACACAGCCGGAGGAGCTCATCAAGAGGGTGGAGGGAGTTTTACAGCAGTTTCACCTGGCCAGTGATCCAAATGGCGCTCCTCTCTTCAAGCCCTCAATGCTGAAGCTATGGCGGATCCAGCGGGTGCACATCCTGCGAGGTTGCCTGAGTGATCCCGTGGTTGAAGGAGGGATTTTGTACAGGCATGGAGGATCTCTGCAGCTGAATCATGTGCAGGGTGAAGGGGCCAGAGTTCCCATTTGGATCCCCATCAGAGGCACATCCCAGCAGGAGGGATATCACTTCCACCAGGCTCAGTGGGTCACTGGAACACGTGTTTCCCCAGAGCTGTTTCAAGCACAGGGGATGACTGGCGTGGCGCGGTGGAATTACCAGCGCCTGGTGGACTTGAAGCAGCCTGGTGTCCACCTCCCAGCCGTCTTTGATCCTGCATTAATGGCCCAGCTCAACGCAGTCTCCGAACGGGTGTTGGGACACATGAAATATCCAGCATTTCATCTCTCTAGCagagacactggagagaagTTTGGCCTGCAGTACGTTGAGCCAGGTTGCCGCCCAGTTCCTGTGGACTGGGACAAGCACAGGACCAAGACAGACTCTGCCCCGGCCCTGAGTCCACCTCCTCAAAGCAGCGCGCCGACTGCCcagtcatcctcatcctcaatGGCACCCCTGAAGCTGTTTCAGTTTCCTCCACGCCCTGCTGCAGATTCTGCTGTCAAACCAGACGTGACTCCCGGGCCTCAGACAGATCCAG AAACATGTCGGCCGTCTCTGCCCCTGCTGTCCTCACCGACTGCCGCTCGCACTGGACCTGTGAAGACAGgagggagagtgtttgtgttggaccacAAGCGGTGGCCGGCCCCCATGAAGGCAGCTATAGACAACCTGCTCAATGAACACCGTGGGATGAAGGGCATGCTCAAGCTTGTGGACCAGGGCTATGCTGCTCTAGTTCACAACTCCTGTACAGACCCAAACAGCATGCTgcacccaacaacaaaacatcacatcttACAATATGTAAAACACCTCTGCAAATTACTAAACACCAGCTCATCTTTGAACACCAGCCCAGAAAAACTGCAAGAGAGGCAGGAACTCTGGCACTCTCTGACAAAGGGCAGTGAGACTACCCGTGTGCCAGTTGTAACTATGCCTGTTGCAGTCGTTAACCCACCGCCACCTGGTCAGACCCTTACGAAAGCCTCCATTGAGGAAATTGTCCAAAACATCCTAGAcaagcaacagcagcatcagcagcaacaacaacaacaaccagtgcACAAAAAGAAGCAGACAAAAACGTGCCTGTCCTGTGGCCAGCCAAAGTCCAGGTATGAGAATGATGGTTCCTCCATCCACTTCTTTTACCAGCAGGGCCCCgtcaggtacttttactgctcCACTAAAGTTTTTAAAGCTTATGGTGCTGAAGGTCTGACAAACCCCAAAATGCCCTTTAAAGACTTTGCAGGAACAAAGTTCTTTCAGCAGGAACTGTATTCCACAAAGaaaagggtggaggagagaggccagcaaaagaggaagaggactgaATCTCAGCACACGGAATCCCGAGACACTGAATCCCAGCACACTGGTCCAAGATGTCGCTTCTGTAGGATGGGACTGAAGCAGGGCCCAAACAGTCCTCATATTCACACCGGGTTCCCTGGAGTAACAGGGAAGTACGTGTATTGCCCTGCTAAAGTATTTTCCCTGTACAAAGACCAGGGCATGGAGAAGGAGATGACATGGAGAGAGTTCCAGGTGTCTGCCTTttatgagacagaaaaaaacagatgggcagttgaaaagagaaaataa
- the LOC117728449 gene encoding uncharacterized protein LOC117728449, whose product MCLMPEGAAHLSTEATATVPGSEELLISPETSAEPGQLPTPHRDQSEPLPRPIAVPTCPPPQLPGYDHDVSQWNCSQQQRIWMKTELESMGLWPGSIPVRNPMKMVSLWRLPPQPELIDSISDLPSPKYFQLHPFFIWKPENNNLMGRMRNNDTLPCMGGCARPQVASAGVGRPRVVVGITGQYYLLSSRLCCKVCKKKWYADNPLWLDKLPKRYTNLLPAILTYKKAICKSVMDELRRTGNSPSDMTKQVMEVMHLKFERAYLAHLLSCQNVMDGEAGQYDQRTITKPSVLATGNKAGSLRRVQ is encoded by the exons ATGTGTCTGATGCCCGAAGGAGCAGCTCATCTGTCAACAGAGGCGACTGCCACAGTTCCTG GATCAGAGGAGCTCCTGATTTCTCCTGAGACGTCTGCAGAGCCCGGTCAACTGCCAACTCCACACAGAGATCAAA GTGAGCCTTTACCCAGGCCAATAGctgtccccacctgtcctcctccacagcttcCTGGCTACGACCACGATGTCAGCCAGTGGAACTGTTCACAGCAACAGAGGATCTGGATGAAGACGGAGCTGGAATCTATGGGTCTCTGGCCAGGTTCCATTCCTGTGCGGAACCCCATgaagatggtgtcattgtggCGTTTGCCTCCCCAGCCTGAATTGATTGACAGCATCTCCGATCTTCCTTCCCCAAAGTACTTTCAGCTCCATCCATTTTTTATATGGAAGCCAGAGAACAATAACCtcatggggaggatgaggaacaaCGACACTCTGCCGTGTATGGGAGGTTGTGCACGGCCTCAAGTTGCCTCTGCAGGTGTTGGTAGACCTCGTGTCGTTGTTGGCATCACTGGACAGTACTACCTGTTGTCATCCAGGCTGTGCTGCaaagtgtgcaaaaaaaagtggTACGCTGACAACCCACTGTGGCTTGACAAACTCCcaaagaggtacacaaacctctTGCCAGCCATCCTGACGTACAAGAAGGCAATATGTAAATCCGTCATGGACGAGCTCAGGCGGACAGGTAACTCCCCCAGCGACATGACAAAGCAGGTAATGGAGGTGATGCACTTGAAATTCGAACGGGCTTACCTGGCCCACCTACTCAGCTGCCAAAATGTCATGGATGGGGAGGCAGGACAGTATGACCAAAGAACCATCACTAAACCATCAGTTCTTGCGACAGGAAACAAAGCCGGCTCCCTTCGGAGAGTACAGTGA